The nucleotide sequence gtaagttcatcatctttcaaGTAAATTTGGAGCATTATTTATGTATTTCTTcgtcttctttgtttgattttttttgtttttattcttgttaagagagtaaaacaagaagaaatttgagaaggtaaaacaaaaaggaaaagatgaataagaaaaaaagaagaagatggtgatgatgatgaaaaaaaaaagaagaagcaacagaagatgagaaagaggaaaagttttgaattatgtagaacttatcaACACACATGCACCAAAAATTATTaaacaatacacccaaatatcttcgtgttatacccaaatttgctgaaaatacagaaaaatatttcttctaatgctgcatttttttcttcgtttttttcttatttctttcttttttttagttgaatgaatgtaagttcatcaacttctaagtaattttgtaccattatgtgtttcttcttctttgtttaattttttttgtttttattcttcttaaaagagtaaaacaagaagaaacttgagaagataaaataataaaaaaaaagatgaataaaaaaaatgaagatgatgatgataatgcaaaaaaagaagaagaagcagtagaagatgaggaggagggagaaaaagagttttgaattatgcataacttatcagcacacatataccaaaaattcttaaacaatacactcgaaTATCTTCGtgatacacccaaatatctttgtgttacacccaaatttgttgcaaatacagaaaaatgtttcctctaatactgcattttttcttatttctttcttttttttagggCTTGTTTAGGCGTTAttctcaaaaaatatctttttttaaatgatcttttttataaaaaaatcttttaaaaaagtaaaagtgattttatgtttggatactTTAGTTAAAAGTACTTATTTAAAAGATGTTATTGTTTGGATACAAAAATACAAAAGtacttttataataataaaattacttaaaaggacattcaatcaatttattatttattaataataataaaagaaaaataattatttatactaTTTCATTTGATCCGATAATTGATCTCTTATATTATTTCTTTCGTTGCCCGTCCAATCATAAaagaatttattaataataataaaagaaaaataattatttatactaTTTCATTTGATCCGATAATTGATCTCTTATATTATTTCTTATTTCTTTCGTTGCCCGAATATTTTTTTGTGTTGGTTCCTCCCATTCATTAATTTCAGAATTTGTTGAACCATTTCTTACAATAGTACCATCATCTTCATTGGCTTGTAACGAAATAATATCTTCAAACTTTGCAAAATACTTATGTCATCAGAATTCATCATTCTTATAAAATTATGAAGGGTGAAACATGCAACAATAATATCATGCTGGGTTTTAAATTTGACTCTTAATGACATGTTTTGTAGTATCTTTCATCTTGCTTTGCATACTCCAAAGGTCCTTTCAATTACTGTCTTTAAACTTGAATGACAAAAGTTGAACTTTTCATTATTTGACCTAAAGTTTGGTGCTAATCTAAATGGTGGAATACTGGAATATGATACCTTGTATGACGATAAGGTTCTAAAAATCCCTTAAAAGTTGGATAACTAGCATCAACTAAGTAATATTTACTTGAAACAcattaaaaaatatacaaaaatcaagTCAGATATTAGCATAAAAATGAATGTAACTTTAAAATAAACTTAAATGACATAACTAACCTTCTCATGGATGTGAAAActagtatattttttatctttatatatgattatattttatatcaaatcATTAAAGATTTTATCTCAAAATATTGCATGATTTGAATATTAATGTAGTACattcatcaataaaaaaaatggataaaagatgtcttttcaaaattttagtaaggatatttttgtctatcaattattacaaaatatcttttttattaagaaaaaaagatcttttgaaaaaatataaattgtaacttctcaaaaaagaatttttttttatttttttagtgcttttacttttactactaaaaatttgccaaatacactaaaaaataaaaaaagatatttttgttaTCAAAATAATGGCACCTACCCAAACAAGCacttagttgaatgaatgtaaattcatcattttttaagtaattttgtagcattatgtgtttcttcttcttctttgtttgatttttttgtttttattcttgttaaaagagtaaaacacttgagaaggtaaaataaaaagaaaaagatgaataaaaaaagaagaagaagaagatagtgatgatgatgatgatgaaaaaagaagaagtagcagaaaataaaaaggagaaagaggaagaattttgaattatgtagaacttatcagcacacatataccaaaaattcttaaacaatacactcgaaTATCTTCGTGTTTcacccaaatatctttgtgttacacccaaatttgttgcaaatacagaaaaatgtttcctctaatgctgtatttttgtcttcttcttttttccttatttctttctttcttttagttgaatgaatataaATTCATCTTCCAAATAATTTTGtagtattatgtgtttcttcttcttctttgtttgatttttttgtttttattcttgttaaaaaagtaaaacaagaagaaatttgagaagataaaaaatgatgatgatgatgaaaaagaagaagtagaagacaaagaggaggaagaagaagaattttgaattatgtagaatTTATTAgtacacatacaccgaaaattcttaaacaatacactcaaatatctttgttttacacccaaataatatcttcgtgttatacccaaatttgctgcaaatatagaaaaatattttctttaattgcagaacttttacattacattcaattcaaaccatcaacgatgaaacattattcacctacagaatcataaattactaacgataaattaactagaatcgaaccacacctcagctacttgattggattcaaaagaATAATCAATTTCGTGCTGATTCAATTgacaatttgaatttgaattattcattatattCAACAAGATAACTGATTAtggaggagaagaaattccaatgaaaaagaagggagaagaggaggaagaggtggtgtCAGTGACAACGATaacgaaaaaaaataagaaaaagaacgTACGCACGTGAATATAAATAACTTATATAGACTTTCTCAAAAAATAACTTGTATGTGAAGAATAATTGAAACTAAAAAATGTCCAATCCATTTGAAGAAAAAAGACCCTTGTTATTTCCACACGTCACCACATATGTTCTACAAAAATGGAAGATTTTGATTCTTCTACAGCAGAACAACCGCCAATAAAATATCCTATAGGAGTAGTGACCTGTCACGTTGGCCGTTAAACTAGCGATATCTAAAGTAGGTAACTCTTCAAACACACATATTTAGtaaaaatcatatttaatttctttttattttaattcacacACCAACTTAGTTGCTCTGAGTTAAGATTCAGATTCAGATACTATGTGATGTTGACTGgtaaaaacaaattcaaactacTCTACTGTAAATTATGCAAATAAGAAAATTCTATTTCCTTAAACACCAAATCGGTATTGAGTATGAAGAAAGGGAACACCAAAGATTCTACTCTTACACTACATATATGTATAAGTATATTTATCTTGCATTAACATGTGGGGAAAAATAACACCCCCTATAAGAAATTATACAAAATATATCAAGTTGGGTGGTAAAACACAAGGgtaatacaacaacaacaacaatactaGGGAGCCAAAAAAGGGGGCAAAAATATGGCAAAAGCATACTCAGGTCAGGAGACACCATTTCTTAATCTCTCAACATTTAAGTTTCCTGATTAGTATCAGAGATATGTACATTAGAGATTGAATGCTAATCAGTTCTCTTCTGATCGAGTAACATTATCTCCATTTGGATTGTTGCTAGAAGAAGATGCTGCTGAAGGGTTTGGTGAAGAAAATAAACCATTGAAAGGCCATGGAAAGGAGAATCTTCTACTCCCACTTGCATTTCTTCCTTCAATATCCCCATCAACATTGTCATGTCCAGTATTTTCATCCTCCCTTTGATTACTGCTAGTCCTCAAGGACGCATCCGGTTCGCGCTTAGATTCATCAGCGGGCAACTGATACCTGCAAACTGGACAAGAACTATGGAGCTCCAACCAAGGAAGGATACATCCACTATGAAACATATGTTTACAGGGCATCTGTTTGGCTTCAGAACCAACTTCAAGATCATCAAGGCAAATAGAACATTGCATATTCTCGTCAATTGTCACGGTAGGCAATGCTTCAATGGCCTCCTTCTGCGCAGGTGGAGTTCCGTGCCTATTGGGATCATTCTCGGCCAAATGTTGCAACAGTAAATCCAAACCAGGACCAATGAAATAGTCACCCAGAGAACCAATGGGTGTATGATTATCACCTTGACCGCGGTTCCAGTCATAGGAACCTTGAACAATAATAGTTTGATTAAAAGGATTGATCAAGATTACACGCTCTctgtctctttctctttctcttNNNNNNNNNNNNNNNNNNNNNNNNNNNNNNNNNNNNNNNNNNNNNNNNNNNNNNNNNNNNNNNNNNNNNNNNNNNNNNNNNNNNNNNNNNNNNNNNNNNNNNNNNNNNNNNNNNNNNNNNNNNNNNNNNNNNNNNNNNNNNNNNNNNNNNNNNNNNNNNNNNNNNNNNNNNNNNNNNNNNNNNNNNNNNNNNNNNNNNNNNNNNNNNNNNNNNNNNNNNNNNNNNNNNNNNNNNNNNNNNNNNNNNNNNNNNNNCCAGGCCAGCTCTAATGCCTTGGAGCAATTGAAGTATGGTAGCTgagcttctccttcttctccgaAGGATAGACTCGAGCTCACGATCATATTCGTTTTCTCCACCAAGGCGCGCAAAAGCATTACCATTACCATTACCATTATCGTTGCTGTTACCATTACCATTATTTGTAGCATTACCATTATTACCACTACCATTATGATCATCATGGTTGTCGTTATCATCATCATCGAGCTCTAATCGCCTAGGCCTTCGACGATTATGCGGATTGCTCAACATGCCTAACAATATGGGAGCCCAAAGGGAAAGTGTCCGGTCAGGGCCGAAATCAGGAGCTTCCAGCATATTGCTAACAGTAGTGGTGTTACTCATTTCTTCAACAAACCCGCTCTGGCATAATGGGCATTTGATCTCGCCTTCAGTTATGGGATTCACCATTTGTGAGCACATATGACACCAATACCTTGCCGCCATTGCTTCCTCCATTCTCAATTATTTCTCCTCCAAAGATCACAAATACTTTGTGTATTCCTGAAGCATCAAGCCAACATAACTATGAACCAAAACCCAGACCAAAAAAAGTCTAAActaattcaattcaatcaatgatTTTACTACCAATCTTTCCGTTGAAATGGAACTTTTTCTTTTAAGTGGAACCCCAGAACTTTGGTATATACTTTTCTCAGGTGAATGCTTAAATTAGTCCCTCAAATCTCAACCACGAGCCAAATTGGTTTATCAGATTTAAACTATGAATCTCTTTGTTCTTTGGTTCACtttaaaaaagagaaagagaaagcttgACATAAAACCCCAACCAATCTAAAATTCTCACATATCAAATCATCAAAGCAAAactgaaaagagagaaagagaaggaaacATCAAcataccaaaaagaaaaaatgctGAATCAGAAGCAGCAACAGCTACAATTTCTTGTTGAAAGATGGTATTGGTGCGAATTGTGAAAACAAAAAAACTTCTGTTCATAGGAAAGAAATGTTAAATACGAAATAAAAGaagtgaaaataataataataataatcataattctTAAAATTGAAAGAAGGATCTGGAAGCATTCATAAAATCTATGGTTTGACTTGATCAGAACACGACactgaaaaattaataaataaaatacaatgcAATTTTGCTTTTGTCGTTAACAGTTAAAAATGCATGAGAAGGAAAATGAATTAAATTAATATCAAAAAAGGAAAAAGTTAGcagaaacaataaaaaaacatATGAATGAAGATGACGAAAGAAAACCATACCAAAAGCTTTTCAATTTGATTGTTCTTTGGGGTTTGTGGGTTTTGCGTGAAAAATTCAATCCCGGaaagaaagaatttggccaagtcTCTGTATGTTACCGTATTAAGACTTGCCCAATGCCAACCGTGactttctttgtttttaagtcaaaaaaatatacaaaggaagaagaaatagaaaaaaaagaaagaaagttaaTAGATAATGATAATTTTTGCACGGAAATAAAGTGTTATTTTtgctccttttccttttcttttttaacTATTTGATTCTTTGCTCCGTTTATTTGTCCGAATTTCTTGAGCGCTGTTTGATTAGTGTTGGTTCTTGGTTGGCATGATCTTGTTTAGTTGCATTGACTAACTTTGTAAAAAATGCATCGTCACCATAATAAATAGGTAATGTTTGTCATATACTCATATTGTCTATTAATTTCTACCTCGCTTTATACTACATATATATATGTTAACAATATTTGATagttaaaaaaaatgagtaaatagtcaaattggTCCCCAAAAGATAGCCCGATCTCCAAATTAGTTCCcgtaagaaaaaaataataaaaattgtccccaaaaaatttaaaattggtaacATTAGTCTTTCCGTCAACGTTTCATGAATTCCGTCATTGACGCCGTTAACTGTTGTTTATGTGGCTGTCAGTGTGGCATATCAGCATGCCATCTTGGCGCAGAGTGGATGGTGACAAGATATGTTTCCATATGTAAGTCAAATTAGTCC is from Arachis ipaensis cultivar K30076 chromosome B01, Araip1.1, whole genome shotgun sequence and encodes:
- the LOC107625235 gene encoding probable E3 ubiquitin-protein ligase RHC1A (The sequence of the model RefSeq protein was modified relative to this genomic sequence to represent the inferred CDS: added 46 bases not found in genome assembly), producing the protein MEEAMAARYWCHMCSQMVNPITEGEIKCPLCQSGFVEEMSNTTTVSNMLEAPDFGPDRTLSLWAPILLGMLSNPHNRRRPRRLELDDDDNDNHDDHNGSGNNGNATNNGNGNSNDNGNGNGNAFARLGGENEYDRELESILRRRRRSSATILQLLQGIRAGLASELNENTDGDGNGRERERERDRERVILINPFNQTIIVQGSYDWNRGQGDNHTPIGSLGDYFIGPGLDLLLQHLAENDPNRHGTPPAQKEAIEALPTVTIDENMQCSICLDDLEVGSEAKQMPCKHMFHSGCILPWLELHSSCPVCRYQLPADESKREPDASLRTSSNQREDENTGHDNVDGDIEGRNASGSRRFSFPWPFNGLFSSPNPSAASSSSNNPNGDNVTRSEEN